The genomic stretch AACATCAAGAAGTTCTCTGCCGTTTTGCGGCGTATAAATCGCTGAACCTGTGAATACCTCATAATAATAGTTTTCCGACTCAAGCCATGAGAGAATGTCATACGCCCGTTTCTTATCAATCGTTTCGTGATGATAAAGCCTGCCCTCGGGATCGTGAATGACGGCGCCGTTTGCACTGATGACCCATGTTTTGATCCCCAGCGGTTCAAAGATTGACATGACGTCAAAATGAGCGCGCCCAGTTGACACCACCACTTCAATGCCGTCCCGCTGCGCCTGCCGCAGTGCGTTTTCATTTTCCAAGCTTACCTGATGCTTGCTGTTGAGTAAGGTTCCATCTAAGTCAATCGCAATTAATTTCACGTTTGTCAGTCCTTTCCTTCATCCTGCTCTGTCACGAGAAGCTCAACGCCGTTTCGGTCAAGCAAGTCACAAAATGCCTGATTCGGCAGCCTGTCTGTAATCAAGAGGTCGATTTCATTCAGCTCCGCATACTGATAAAAACTGGTGCTGCCCAGCTTAGAATGGTCTGCAAGCGCAATTACCTGCTTTGCCTGCTGTATCATTTTCCGCTTCACCATGCCATCCTCTTCATGCGCAATTGTAATGCCATGTTCGGAAATGCCGACCACACCAATCAGCGCTTTATCAACATGGTAGCTTGAGAGCTTTTCAATCACAGAGGACCCGTACAGAAAGCGGTGCTCCTTTTCCAGCTTGCCTCCCAGCAGATAAATTTCAATTCCCTCTTTATCGGACAGCACATCCGCAAGATTAATCGAATTGGTGATTACGGTACAATCAACCGCATTCAAATGCTTTGCACATGCCTGAACAGTTGTAGAGGCGTCTAAAATCACCCGGTCTCCATCATGAATAAGCGATGCTGCAAGCCTGCCGATCTTATTTTTTTCCTCAGACACTGTTTTCAGGCGGCCGGAATAGCTTTGAATTTTCTGATGCACAGTCGGTAAAATGGCGCCGCCTCTTGTGCGGATGATGGCATTCTGTTCCTCAAGTTTCACAAGATCTCGTCGCGCTGTATCCCTTGACACTTGCAGGAGCGTACAGATCTGCTCCGTTGTAATTCGGTTATGCTGTTTTAAAAAATCCAAAATCGCTACTAATCTTTCTTCTTGGTACACGCCCTCATTCCTTTTCTCAGCAATCATTTATAAGTAATTATAAGTTTTTATTTGATTTTATTCAACATTAATAAGTGATTTTAAGTAAAAATGCGTCGAGAGAACCAATTTTTCCTAAGTAGGCAAAAAGAAAGAACCAGTCTGGTCGACTGGTCAATTTTGAGGGGATGATGCGAAGATCCGGATAATAGTGAATGGATAGATAACGGGAGGAGCAGGGGTGTCAATCAGCAGCTTTTTCCCGGGGTTTAGGGTCCATAAAACGAACAGTGTCAGCCAACACTTCTGTTACATACACGTTAACGCCTTCCTCGTTTTCATAGCTTCTTGTCTGAATCCGTCCGCTTACGCCGACGAGAGAACCTTTTTGGCAATACAACGCCGTGTTTTCAGCTGTTTTTCTCCAAAGTGTGCAATTGACGTAATCAGCTTCGATTTCACCTGAAGCATTCTTGAAGCTGCGGTTCACCGCGAGCGTAACATGTGCAACTGCCGCACCGGCGGAAGTGTAGCGAAGATCAGGATCTTTTGTAAGACGTCCGACAAGCATGACCTGATTGAACATGCGATTCCTCCTCTCCTTGCGGTTGTATGTATTGTAAATGATGCAACAAGAAAAGAAAAACGCTTAAAAATGGCTTTCAGCCTCTGTTTTTATCTTTCGTTTTCATTTTTCCTTCAGCTAAAAACATCTTTTGCTTTTTTCCTTTGAAGAAATATGTACTTTTTAAAAAACGGAAAAAGATTTGCTTTGTCAGCCAGTTTTGCGTATTCATGCGCACATAGGAAGAGCCATCCCACGCAAACCACTGAAAGCTCAATTTTTTTTCCGGCATTGACAGCTTGATTTTATACTGCTCCATGCCATCTTGTGTTTCGTATAAAAAACTTATTCTTCCTTTTTTGTTCAGATGAACCTCAAACACTTCTTTACGGCTTAACATATATGTTACTTCCTTTTGAATCAAATGACTTTCAGAAGGAACGCCGTCAATATAAATTTCTTTTAAACGAAATTGATTCATACCACATCTCTCCGTAATCCATAGTCAGTTACAGTATAATGAAAAAATAGAAATTATTAAATGTTTCGCTCATACAAAATTCTTTAGCCCCAACATTGCAGGATTTTTTCCTCGAAAACGTTTATGTTATAATGGAAGGCAAGAAAACTTTGGAAGTAATCGGGGTGAGAAGAAATGAAAACCTTTAAACTGGTTGACCTGAATGTGGAACGAGTGGACAAGGAAGAACAATCAATTGAACAGTTTCCCCTTATTGACGGACTGATTATAAATAAAGAAGACGGTGAAAATCACTGGCTGATTGAGGCGCTTGTACAGAAAGAACATCTGTCTTTTTTTGAACAGCTTCAAAACAGCCAATCTGAAGCCAAAGTATTTGTAACGATCACGAAAAAAAGCAATCGCCCCGCCCAGCTGACAGCAGCAGTGAAAAATATCGTCAAGCTGGAAGAAAGCATTCAGGTTTTACTCTACGGACAAATGGTCACAAGAAAACAGCAGGGCACTGAAACCATTCTCGAGTCCCTTGTAAAAGAGGGCTATACAGGAACAAAACTCATTGAGGCATTTAAGCAAAAATTATAAATATGAGGGGGCATGTTCCCCAAAACAGACTCAGAACCGAAGAGCATCACAATAGACATTTAGAATAGATATGTTCTGCATGAAAAAAGCTGCCGTTTTGAACGGCAGCTTTTCTCTTCGTGCTTTCACTCTTGCATATTTAATTTGTATGGCCAAAAGAATCAACCAATTCCCCTTTCACAACGAGGCGCCCTTCGGTTTTGACCGCCTTGTCACATGTGATTAACGTAATCTCCTTTTTGTTTGTCTCCTCAACTACATCTGCATCCATTTCCGATATGATGTCTTTCGATGTTACAGAATAGATATAATCCTTTTTAAAATCCGTGATGACAATTTGGGCACCTGTTTTTATGTTTTCCAGAGGTCCGAACAGAAGATTCTTTTGCTTCAAATGATGGCCCGCCAACGGATAATTTCCCTCACCCATTTTTTGATCCCGGCGCATTGTTGCCGCCCCTATCAAAAGATTTTCATTGGTTGTGCCTTTTACGATCGGAAGCTCCAGATCGACACTTTTAATTGTTATCCGCCGCCTTGATTGTGAAGTAAAAATAAGTATATTTCACGTGCTTTCGACGTTCTCCACTTGACTGGAATGCTTTAATGGCGATCCCGGCATCTGTAGCTTCAGGCTTTCCTTCAGAGGAATCAGAAATCTCAAACTCTATTTTCTCAGTGTTCAGCACATAACCGGCTGGCGCTTTCGTTTCAACAAAAGCGTATTGTCCCGGTGCAAGGCCTGAAGCTGTGACTTGATGATGCCGGATATGACTGGTTTCGAAGTCTGTATGAAAATTCGCGAACGATTCAGCATGGTTGATCTTCCGGTTCTGATCATTACAGCTGCCATTATCGGCCATGACAAATACAAGGCTTTTCATGCCGGAGCGAATGACATTTTGCAAAAACCCTATCATTACTCTGAATTTATGGCGCGTATTCAAAACCTGATAATGATGAAACATACAGCAAATCAAGCCACAAGAATGGAAATGGCGTTTCTCCAGTCGCAAATCAAGCCTCATTTTCTTTATAATGTATTAAACACGATTATTTCTCTCACTCATTTGGATATTGAAAAGGCCCGGGAGGTAACAGAGGAATTTACCAACTATTTAAGAATGAGTTTTGACTTTCAAAATACATCAGCCATCAGTTCCTTCAGACATGAGCTTTCGATTATCAATTCCTATCTTTCTATAGAAAAGACGCGATTCAGTAATCGGCTTGAGGTTCTTTTCGATATAGATGAAGACATTGACTTTATCCTTCCGCCTTTAATGATTCAGCCCTTGGTGGAAAATGCCGTTCTTCACGGTGTCAGCAAGAAAAGAGGCGGAGGATGGATCAAACTGACAGCTAAAAAACAAAGCAAAAATGAGTATCACATCAAAGTAGAGGATAACGGTCCCGGGATAACTCCGGAAAAACAAATAGATCTCTTATCAACGGATTTTGATCGCAGCGTCGGATTGAAAAATATCAATCAGCGGCTGAAACATTTTTGCGGAAGCGAGTTGATGATCAGCAGCACTCCGGATGCAGGCACCTCTGTCTCAATGCTCATTCATCTCGCTGAAACAACAGGAAGCCCTAAAGAACTGAAGGACACAGAACGAACCTAAACGAAAATTGAGATAAAAAAAGACGCCGTTTCTAACGGCATCTTTTTTATTCCGGCGACTTTGCTTGCTGCTTCAGCAGGTCTCTGATTTCTTTCAGCAGCTCCTCCTGCGCATCCACCGCTTCCTCCGCAGCCTCTTCTTCTGCTTCTTTTTTGCGCCTTAACCCATTCAAAGTCCGAATGACGATAAAAATGGAGAACGATATAATTAAGAAGTTCACAATCGTCTGTATAAAGCTGCCATATTTCACTACAGCATCGCCAAACGTAAACGACAGGCCTGAAAAGTCAAGCCCTCCCAGCAGCAAACCGACCAAAGGCATAATGATATCATTTACTAGAGATGTGACGATCTTTCCGAAAGCGCCGCCTATCACAACACCAATCGCAAGGTCTACGATATTCCCCCGCATGGCAAAGGCTTTAAATTCATTCCACATACAATCACCTGCTTTTCTATATTTGTAAAGAAAAAAAGACAAATGTGCCGCTGGCCATCTGCCTTTTTTCAATTATTCTCCGAGGGCAAAAGTCAGTTCTACTTCGCAAACGACTTCGCCATCAACTGTGGCAACGCCTTTTCCGCGCCCGATTGTGCCGCGGGCACGAATGATTTCAACCTCAAGGTGAAGCTGGTCACCAGGCTTGACTTGTTTTTTAAAGCGGCAGTTATCAATGCCTGCAAAAAAAGCCAGTCTGCCGCGGTTTTCTTCTTTAATCAACATCGCAACAGCTCCGACTTGAGCGAGTGCTTCTACGATTAATACGCCGGGCATAACCGGGTACTGAGGAAAATGTCCGTTAAAGAACTCTTCATTAGCGGTTACATTTTTATAGCCTTTTGCCCGTTTGCCCTCTTCAACTTCCGTAATCCGATCCACAAGCAAAAACGGATAACGGTGAGGAATAATTTCTTTAATTTGCTGAGTATCAAGCATTGTCTTGACATCTCCTTCATCTGCATTAGTATGTATAGCAATCATCAAAGATCCAATCTGTACATTTGAAAAGTATATTATGAATTAATCTCTTTTTCAACCGCGCTAAAATGTAACCAACTGTCAATGAGAGCCGTCAAAAGTTATGATATGATAATTATAGATTTTACCAATAGCAAAGAGGTAGGAAAATGATTTCGAAGTTTATTGAAAAAAGAATGCTAAACATGTTAGACGAGTGGTATTCCGCAATGAGCAAACGCAAAATGAATCACGTTTGCACACTGAAAGAGAAAATTGATCAGCACCTTCCAAAGATCAAAAAGAACACAAAACTTTGGATGCGTTATCAATTGTTTCAGGCCCGCCATCAGCTGCTTTTTGAAAACCAGAACGGACTCGATTCATTGTTCGATGGCCTATATGGCCTGGAAGACAAAATGGATGATGAATTGAAATATTATCTGTATTTTTTCTCTGGGTTATATGAGATGGTAAAAACAGCTCCGAAACATGCAGTACATCATTTTAAAAAAGCTGAACAGTACCTGGCCGCCATTCACAATACGTTTGAAGCCGCTGATTTATATTATCAAACCGCCGGCGCCTATTACTTGATGAAATCACCGCCGCTTTCCGTCCAATACGTCAAAAAAGCATTACACATCTATTTGCACCAATTCGGCTATATCAAAAAGGTAATCACCTGTAAACTTTTGCTCGCCGTGAATTATATTGATCAAGAACGCTATGAAAAAGCTGAACAGCTTTTCAAAGAAATCATTAAGAAAACCCAGCAACTACATGACGAAAACCTGCTATGCCACGCTTATTATAACCTTGGCTTTTTAAAAGCGACCGAGAAAAAAGACCAGGAAGCGCTTCTTTACTTTAGAAAAGTATTAAAGAATCAAGAATTTGAAATGAATTCACCAGTCTCATATCTTCATTGTGTGTACGAGTCTGTCAGAGCGCTTTTTAAAACAGGGAACATCACAGAAGCTAAAGCCGTCCTTCAAAAAGGAAAAGAATTATCTGAAAAGGTAGACATTCAAACCATTTATTTAAAATTAAAAACGCTTGAAGCCCTCTACACATCAGCCGAAGACCCTTATGAGCAGCTGCTCGAATATGTGCTTGAATTAGAAAAAATCGAGGCGTGGGTGGATTTAGAAGTGCTGTTAGAAGATATTACGGAATACTACAAAAAAAAGGACGATTTCGAAAAAGCCGCTTTTTTTATCATGCGCGGCTGATTGAAAAACGCCCATTTTCTTATTATCTGACTGAATTGATTAAACCGAGCATTTGATCTCCCATTGTGATCGTTCTGCTGTTCAGCTGATATGAACGCTGGGACGTGATCAAATCTGTCATTTGTTCTGAAATATCGACATTGGACATCTCAAGTGAGCCCTGCTGCATGCCGATGTTTTGTCTATTAGCGCCGTTCAGCTCTTCAAAAGCTGCCGCATTATCAATAGAGAAAAGGTTATTCCCTTCGGATTTCAGCTCTTGAGGGTTATTCACTTGGACAACGCCAAGATTAAACCGCTGAACCGCGTTTCCGTCAGATGCGGTTAAGGTGCCGTTCTTATTAATGGTGATATTCTTCATTGAGCTGTCGATGTTCACTGTATTGCCGTTCTCATCAAGTACGGGATACCCATTTCCAGTGACGAGCTGCAGCTGGTTGGCATTCGCAGCGGACGGCGTTACATACAGCGCCCCGTCCCTCGTATACTGGCGGTTTCCATTTACATTTACCTGAAGATACTGGTATGGAGACGTAAATGCGATATCCAGATCGCGATCGGTCTTCTGAATGCTTCCTTGATCAGAGACTAGGCGTGAACTCATCATCGCTCCGACGCCAAGGCGCAAGCCGGGCGGCGTTTTTCGGGCTTTTGCCACTTCCTCGTTTTTTTCATCAACCTGATCGAATTGCTGTCTGACAAGCTCAGAAAAATTCGTATCTTTTGCCTTATAGCCGGTTGTGTTGCTGTTTGAAAGGTTGCTGCTGATTGTGTCAATCTGCTGCTGCAGCTGGTTTAAGGTTGTTGATGCCGTTAGCATTGACCTGAGCATAGTTGATGTCCCCCGTTTTTTTCTTCCGTTTTCTTAAATTTTTCCAATTTCATTTGCTGCTTTATCCATACTTTTATCGTAAGCCTGAATAACCTTCTGATTCGCCTCAAACGATCTGTACGCTTCAGTCATTTCTGTATAGGCGCTTGTCACATCCACGTTTGAAAGCTCTGAGACGCCTTGTTTTAATGAATAGGCTACCTGATTATTTCCGGCTGCGCTTGGCAGATCATTACCGTCCGCCGTGCTGTACAAATCATTTCCGTCCCGTTTGAGATTGCGGACATCTTCCGCCATTCTGACATCAATCTGGCCGGCTGTGCGTCCGTTCGTTGTCACAGTACCGTTTTCAGACACAGTGAAATTCTCATTATCAACAGTGATTGGCTGGCGATCCGTCGATAAAATAGGGCGTCCGTTGATCGTCAGCTGATTGTTCTCATTTAGTGAAAATGTGCTGCTTTTTGAATAACGGATTCCATCCGCTGTTTGAACCGGATAAAAAAGAGCAGCTTTTTCATTGGTTTCCGCACTCATCGGAACTTGATTTTCGATCAATGCAATGTCTGTAGGCTGGTCTGTGGACTTCAGGCTTCCCTGTGTAAAGAGAGGCTTGAGCTCCTGCATATATACTCCGGTATTCACGGAACCGATTTCCGTCCTTGATGTCCCGGCCGGAGATTTTGATTCTATTCTGCTGAGCAGCATCTCAGGGAACGCGCGCATAGAGCCTTGATCAGCTTTATATCCTGATGTATTTGCGTTAGCAATATTATTTGAAAGCATTTCCGTTCTTCGCTGCTGGGCAATCATTGCGGATGTTGCTGTATATAATCCTTTTAACAAATTTCCCACCTCTAAAAATGGCATTTTTTCCAGTTGTCATATAGGAACGTTCGTTCTATAATAAAAACTCAGTATTTTATCCTATTATCGTCATTTAACATCTTTTCGTGAAGGCTTTTTCATAAAAAAACCTCATTCTTTTTCAGAATGAGGTTTGTGAAATCAGCTTAGTTTGCGTTTAGGAAGCTTGTCCATATTATCAAGCATGACACCTGTGCCGATGGCTACGCAATCCATAGGATTTTCAGCAACGAGGACCGGTACCTTCAGCTCTTCAGCAAGCAGCTGGTCAAGGCCGTTTAAGAGCGCGCCTCCGCCGGTAATAATAACGCCGCGGTCAATAATATCAGCAGAAAGTTCAGGCGGTGTTCTTTCGAGCACTTGTTTTGCAGCCTGAACAATAACAGCGACAGATTCACGAAGGGCTTCTTCAACTTCTTTACTGTTTACTGTAATTGTTCTTGGAAGACCGGAAACCATGTCCCGTCCGCGAATGGAAATTTCCTCGTGACGTGCGTCTGGGAAAACAGTTGCGACTTTAATCTTAATATCCTCCGCAGTACGTTCGCCGATCAGCAGCTTGTACTCGCGTTTGATATAATTTAAGATTTCCATGTCAAACTTGTCCCCAGCCATTTTAATAGAAGAGGAGGTGACAATATCGCCCATTGAAATAACCGCGATATCCGTCGTCCCGCCTCCGATGTCTACAACCATGTTACCGCTTGGCTGGAATATTTCCATACCCGCGCCGATAGCGGCAACTTTAGGTTCTTCTTCAAGGTACACATGTTTCCCGCCGCTTTTTTCTGCAGCTTCTTTAATTGCTTTTTGCTCAACGGATGTAATATTCGTCGGGCAGCAAATGAGCATGCGCGGCTTTGAGAACAGGCCTTTTACATTCAGCTTGTTAATAAAATGTTTCAGCATTGCTTCTGTTACTTCAAAGTCAGCAATAACTCCGTCTTTCAGCGGGCGAATCGCAACAATATTCCCAGGTGTACGTCCAACCATTCGTCTTGCCTCTTCGCCAACCGCCAGCACTTTGCCGCTGTTTTTATCAAGTGCAACAACGGAAGGTTCATTCAGAACAATTCCTTTACCTTTAACATGGATCAGTACATTTGCAGTACCGAGGTCAATACCAATATCCCTTGCAAACATCTATTTATATCCTCCTTGAAAATCTGTTTCACAGTAAATATCCACATTGTGCCCTAATTATATATATTATCATAAAATATAGAAAAAAAGTTGGAAGCACAATAAGTTCTTTACAAATTTTTGCGGATGTTTTATGAACGATTTCAAGAAGGCAATGCCAGGTGATTACGATTGCTGAACAGGCTCTCCTTCGAGAATTTCATCTTTTTTATATTTGAGCTTTGTCGCTTCTCCTCCTCTTAAATGCCTGATGGATTTATGATAATCGAGTATTTCTTTCACTTCGTTTGCCAAGTCGGGGTTAATTTCAGGCAGACGCTCTGTTAAATCCTTGTGTACTGTACTTTTGGAAACACCAAATTCCTTCGCAATGACACGAACGGTTTTCTTTGTCTCCACGATGTACTTCCCTATCTTGATTGTTCGCTCTTTGATGTAATCGTGCACACCACTCGACCTCCCTAAAATGGATGTGAGAAGTGTGAAATGAGATCCGTATTCTGTAAAGAGTCGTTCATTATGCCGCTTCTTCGTTGTATGGTTTTAAAAGTAAGTTTGTGAAATATGCCCACGATCCCTCACCTCAAACACTCTCTTTGTTAGGTTTGTAACAGTGTATTAGCATTCTTTTGGGAATATGCTAAAAACTCAATAAGGACAAGGGGTGAAACGAACTTTTTCAGATTCAGCAAACTATTTCGCGTCACTAAATTTTCATCTTTACAACTATTGATCGCTCCTGTAAAATGAAATAAGCAATTAGTTACTTAGGTAAGTTTTTTAGAAGGAGACCGACATGTCCTACGTCAACAGACACCTCATTCATCAAATCAACCAAAGCGCCCGCCTGATTGCCAAGAAAGCCAATGAACAGCTAGAGCCATTCGGCCTTTATTCATCTCAATGGTCAGTTTTATATTGTTTGCGTACGATCGGACCAATGACTCAAAAAGAGATTTGGTCCTATTTAAATGTGGAAGCGCCGACTGTGACTCGGACGATCAAACGCCTGGAGGAGAACGGCTGGGTTCAGAGACGGCAAGGTGAAGACAAACGGGAAAAACTTGTTGTCCTCACAAAAGAAGCCGAGAAAAAATACGAAGAAATCAATGTGAAAATGTTGAAATTCGAGGAAGAGCTGCTTGCAGATTTCCGGGATGAAGATAAAGAAGCTTTTTCTCATTTATTCCGCATGTTTTTACAACAATGAAAATAAGGAAGTGACATACATTTGAAAAAAGCGGATGCGATATGGACCAAGGATTTTATTATGGTCCTGCTTGTCAATTTATTTGTGTTTGTGTTCTTTTATACATTTTTAACTGTATTGCCGATCTATACACTGCAAGAGCTTGGCGGCACAGAATCACAAGGCGGGCTTTTAATCAGCCTGTTCCTTCTGTCTGCGATCATTACACGGCCTTTCTCCGGAGCCATCGTTGAGCGTTTCGGGAAGAAAAGAATGGCGATTGTATCAATGGCGCTCTTCGCCCTATCATCTTTTCTGTATATGCCGATTCATAACTTTTCCCTGCTGCTCGGATTGCGGTTCTTCCAAGGGATTTGGTTCAGCATTTTAACGACTGTTACAGGTGCAATTGCCGCTGATATTATTCCAGCCAAACGGCGCGGTGAAGGGCTTGGATACTTTGCCATGTCTATGAACCTCGCTATGGCGATCGGGCCTTTCCTTGGCCTGAATTTGATGAGAGTGGTAAGCTTTCCTGTATTCTTTACAGCCTTTGCGCTGTTTATGGTTGCGGGCTTACTTGTTTCGTTCTTGATAAAAGTGCCGCAAAGTAAGGACAGCGGCACGACTGTATTCCGTTTTGCGTTCTCGGATATGTTTGAAAAGGGCGCACTCAAAATTGCGACGGTCGGTTTGTTTATTTCTTTCTGTTATTCAACAGTCACATCATATCTGTCTGTATTCGCCAAATCAGTTGACCTTTCGGATATCAGCGGATATTTCTTTGTTTGTTTTGCGGTGACAATGATGATTGCACGCCCGTTCACAGGGAAATTGTTCGACAAAGTCGGACCGGGCATTGTCATTTATCCATCAATCCTGATTTTCTCTGTCGGACTCTGCATGCTGTCCTTCACACATAGCGGCTTAATGCTTCTGCTTTCAGGGGCGGTTATCGGTCTTGGCTACGGATCAATCGTTCCTTGCATGCAAACATTGGCGATTCAGAAATCTCCGGCTCACCGCTCCGGTTTTGCGACGGCAACGTTCTTTACCTTCTTTGACAGCGGAATTGCTGTAGGATCGTATGTATTCGGATTGTTTGTAGCATCTGCCGGCTTCTCTGCCATTTATTTAACAGCGGGGCTGTTCGTTTTAATTGCTCTGCTTCTCTACACGTGGAGCCAGAAAAAACCTGCAGAGGCTGAAGGAAAAGTGTCTATTGCAGAATAACTTGTCAGACTGCCGGGAAATCCCGGCAGTCTTTTTTCCATTAAAACACGGCGCCCTCTCGGTTGAACGAGAGAACGCCGCTTATAGCAATTATTCAATGACAGGCCGCGCAGGTGAATCAGGATCTAACGAAAAATCATAGGACGCTTCATCACGAAACATCGGATCGGCATATATGGATTGTTGATCGTTTTTTGTTGCTTTTCGATACGAAGAAAATGAATCATATTCTTTCTTTTTCCACATCCATATGCCGTCTTGATCCGCTTCCTTGTGGTACACGTTATGATTGACCGTATTACCTTCGTTTTCTGTAAAGTCGTTTCCGATAAATAATCTGGAATCACCGGCCGTCAATATATTCTTTTCAATTGTGTTGTTTTTCGTATCGTACTGCAGCAGCAGCTGTCCGCCGTACAGTCCCTTTGTGTCATTCCGGTACATAATATTGCGGGCAATCAGAGAATTGCTGGTGCCGCCCCGCTTTTTGTCATATCCTCCGATTGAAATACCGGTGTACGCATTGTTGTACACTTTGTTGTCTGTGATCTGAATGGCATTTGCATACTTTCCTTTGTGTTCAGACGTTGCTTCAATCCCAATATCGTTATCGTAAACTGTGTTGTTCTTAATTTCGATATCGTGTCCTCCATCGACATAAATCCCGCCCGCTGAGTATTCATCTCCATAAGCAGGATTGCCGTAAGTCGAGTTTTGATAAACTGTATTGTTTTCTACGACTCCGTTTCGCACGTAATCGTTTTTATCCGCGGTTCCCTCATAACCAATTAGATCAATCCCGATGTTATTATTGTTGCGGACCACATTGCCTGCAACTGTGAAGCCGTCGATATTACCGTTCAGCACAACTGCTTCACTCGCTCCAAGCGTCAGTTTCTCAACTGTATTGTCCTCGATTCGGATGTCTTTCATGCTGCCAGTCCCATAAACTGCGATTCCGTGAGCATTTCCTTCATCCGCTGTTGTCTTAATCCCCCGGATGTGATTATCCTTAATGGCGATATGACTGCTGGACCCTGATACATAAATCCCTATAGCAGTTGCTTCCTCAGATGAAACAGAAAGATCTTGAATTGTTAAACCGCTGATGGCAATGTCATGTTTATCGTGAATACGAATAAGCGGTGTTTCATATTCAGCGTTCGCAACGGATTCACCGCTAATCACGACGTTTTCATTTTCATAGTTTCGGAATGTGATAGGCTTTCCGTCCGTACCGCTGTGCTTTACATCAAGGGTCTCATGATACGTGCCCTCCCGAATCATGACAGTTGTGCCGGCAGCAGCCTTCTCAGATGCGTGTGCCAATGTACGAAACGGCTTTTCTTTTGTTCCTTCATTTTGATCACTGCCATTTGGCGAAACATACAGATAATCCCCAGATCCTTCCTCATTCGCTTTTGTCTTATCATAAACGAAAGCGAGGATGACAGACGTTAAAACACCCGCCAAAAGAATAAAATACCATTTTCTCATTTTCGATTCCCATTTCGTTTTA from Bacillus subtilis subsp. subtilis str. 168 encodes the following:
- the ywpD gene encoding putative two-component sensor histidine kinase (Evidence 3: Putative function from multiple computational evidences; PubMedId: 16740923; Product type rc: receptor) produces the protein MKIRERFSMVDLPVLIITAAIIGHDKYKAFHAGANDILQKPYHYSEFMARIQNLIMMKHTANQATRMEMAFLQSQIKPHFLYNVLNTIISLTHLDIEKAREVTEEFTNYLRMSFDFQNTSAISSFRHELSIINSYLSIEKTRFSNRLEVLFDIDEDIDFILPPLMIQPLVENAVLHGVSKKRGGGWIKLTAKKQSKNEYHIKVEDNGPGITPEKQIDLLSTDFDRSVGLKNINQRLKHFCGSELMISSTPDAGTSVSMLIHLAETTGSPKELKDTERT
- the ywpG gene encoding interaction partner of DynA (Evidence 1a: Function from experimental evidences in the studied strain; PubMedId: 23060960; Product type f: factor), producing the protein MNQFRLKEIYIDGVPSESHLIQKEVTYMLSRKEVFEVHLNKKGRISFLYETQDGMEQYKIKLSMPEKKLSFQWFAWDGSSYVRMNTQNWLTKQIFFRFLKSTYFFKGKKQKMFLAEGKMKTKDKNRG
- the ywpF gene encoding hypothetical protein (Evidence 4: Unknown function but conserved in other organisms; PubMedId: 25663006) produces the protein MKTFKLVDLNVERVDKEEQSIEQFPLIDGLIINKEDGENHWLIEALVQKEHLSFFEQLQNSQSEAKVFVTITKKSNRPAQLTAAVKNIVKLEESIQVLLYGQMVTRKQQGTETILESLVKEGYTGTKLIEAFKQKL
- the glcR gene encoding transcriptional regulator (glucose repression of catabolic operons) (Evidence 1a: Function from experimental evidences in the studied strain; PubMedId: 11491085; Product type r: regulator), giving the protein MYQEERLVAILDFLKQHNRITTEQICTLLQVSRDTARRDLVKLEEQNAIIRTRGGAILPTVHQKIQSYSGRLKTVSEEKNKIGRLAASLIHDGDRVILDASTTVQACAKHLNAVDCTVITNSINLADVLSDKEGIEIYLLGGKLEKEHRFLYGSSVIEKLSSYHVDKALIGVVGISEHGITIAHEEDGMVKRKMIQQAKQVIALADHSKLGSTSFYQYAELNEIDLLITDRLPNQAFCDLLDRNGVELLVTEQDEGKD
- the ywpE gene encoding putative sortase (Evidence 3: Putative function from multiple computational evidences; PubMedId: 15187182, 21800427, 21906378; Product type e: enzyme), whose product is MRRDQKMGEGNYPLAGHHLKQKNLLFGPLENIKTGAQIVITDFKKDYIYSVTSKDIISEMDADVVEETNKKEITLITCDKAVKTEGRLVVKGELVDSFGHTN
- the mscL gene encoding large conductance mechanosensitive channel protein (Evidence 1a: Function from experimental evidences in the studied strain; PubMedId: 12948773, 15063854, 15165739, 16897034, 22685134, 22720735; Product type t : transporter) is translated as MWNEFKAFAMRGNIVDLAIGVVIGGAFGKIVTSLVNDIIMPLVGLLLGGLDFSGLSFTFGDAVVKYGSFIQTIVNFLIISFSIFIVIRTLNGLRRKKEAEEEAAEEAVDAQEELLKEIRDLLKQQAKSPE
- the ssbB gene encoding single-strand DNA-binding protein (Evidence 1a: Function from experimental evidences in the studied strain; PubMedId: 14762004, 16009133, 16549871, 17630974, 25138221; Product type f: factor); protein product: MFNQVMLVGRLTKDPDLRYTSAGAAVAHVTLAVNRSFKNASGEIEADYVNCTLWRKTAENTALYCQKGSLVGVSGRIQTRSYENEEGVNVYVTEVLADTVRFMDPKPREKAAD